From Miscanthus floridulus cultivar M001 chromosome 15, ASM1932011v1, whole genome shotgun sequence, the proteins below share one genomic window:
- the LOC136509242 gene encoding uncharacterized protein, whose amino-acid sequence MAVGDSATATPAVAKLSISGAALAALLHRCAAAAGDCDGLLFGRAAHLPAPPAALSDYDDAAAAAPPTPALSISVSGHCSLSQPSSLSDSLGRFHPPSSSSPIIGFFSSRRRTALRPSMREAALAHSLSETLSAAHPLLLILVSPSASPNHSTHSYDYRAFLLLVPASLAVVNVGPGFRDQYHAFTAESPMPWLPSAPAPGHAHTIGEQKAVDEMVDGFGVARLQGVLGAAAGQAAEMDEMYAGMLRKLEKLAREVEKSNLRVLEQEKRNLLLRYKYAGME is encoded by the exons ATGGCCGTCGGCGACAGCGCCACCGCCACTCCGGCGGTGGCCAAGCTCTCCATCTCCGGCGCGGCCCTGGCCGCGCTCCTACACCGctgcgcggccgccgccggcgacTGCGACGGCCTCCTCTTCGGCCGCGCCGCGCACCTGCCCGCGCCGCCGGCCGCCCTCTCCGACTACGacgacgccgcggcggcggcccctCCCACCCCCGCGCTCTCCATCTCCGTCTCAGGCCACTGCTCCCTCTCCcagccctcctccctctccgacTCCCTCGGCCGCTTCCATCCCCCCTCCTCATCCTCCCCCATCATCGGCTTCTTCTCCTCCCGCCGCCGCACCGCGCTCCGCCCCTCCATGCGCGAGGCCGCGCTCGCCCACTCTCTCTCCGAAACCCTATCCGCCGCCCATccgctcctcctcatcctcgtctccccCTCCGCCTCCCCCAACCACTCCACCCACTCCTACGACTACCGCgccttcctcctcctcgtcccggCCTCGCTCGCCGTCGTCAACGTCGGGCCCGGATTCCGGGACCAGTACCACGCCTTCACCGCCGAGTCGCCTATGCCCTGGCTGCCGTCGGCTCCGGCGCCTGGGCACGCTCACACCATCGGGGAGCAGAAGGCGGTGGATGAAATGGTGGACGGGTTTGGGGTCGCGAGGCTGCAGGGGGTCCTCGGCGCTGCGGCGGGGCAGGCGGCCGAGATGGATGAGATGTACGCAGGGATGCTCAGGAAGCTGGAGAAGCTCGCCAGGGAGGTGGAGAAGAGCAATCTCCGTGTGCTCGAGCAG GAGAAGAGGAACCTGCTGCTGAGGTATAAATATGCGGGAATGGAATAG